The Dehalococcoidia bacterium genome includes the window TATCCCTGCCAGAATCTCAGAGTTGCTGAACTCGCCGGCAACCGAATCCCGGATCAGAGAATACCAGCCCGTCGGATAGAATCGACCCTCCAGGAACACCGGTTTGACACCGGAGGAAAGCCAGTTCGCCAAGCACTGGATGATCCCATCAAGAACAAGGGGGAATGACCATGCCGCCAACAAAACCGTCTGTGCTAGTGGTTGATGATGATGCCCGCATGTTGCGGATGATGGAAAGTATCCTGCAGCTGGAAAAATATCACGTCATCCGGGCCATCGATGGTCGGGCTGCCCTTGATATTCTGAACCGGCAGAATCCGGATCTCATATTGCTGGACATCATGATGCCCGGCATGGACGGATATGCTGTGTGTAAACGAATTCGGGAATTCTCCCAGGTCCCTATCATCATGGTCACAGGTAAGGGGGATGATGATGAAAAGGTTCGGTGTCTGGATGCTGGAGCTGATGACTATATAACCAAGCCGTTTTCCTCAAGGGAGCTGGCTGCCAGAACCCGGGTGGCATTGCGTCACACCCTATTGTGGGATAACCGTCCTGAACCCGTTTTCTCCGTCGATGGGCTCTCGATAGACTTTGCCCGGCACAGCGTTGTATTGAGAGGTCGGGAATTGAAACTGACTCGCACGGCATACCGGTTGTTGTCTTGTCTGGCGCGCCATGCGGGCCGGTTGCTTACCCCTGATCAGATATTGGAAAAGGTATGGGGCAGTGAGTACGCTGGCGAAATCCATTTGCTTCAAGTCACCATCGCCCGGCTCAGACAAAAGCTGGAGGATGATGCCCGAAACCCTCAATATATCCTGACCCGCCCCGGCATCGGCTATATGATGCCCAGAGAAGTGCAGGCAGAGGATGTTTGCTTCATCCGTGAGTCAAAGGCTTCAGTTTGCGCTGCCAATAATTGATATCAGAACCGGCCAGAGGATCAATCCCGCACTTCTTCTCTCCGGCTCTGGCTCATCCCAATAAGCATAAATCGCAGCAGACGCCACGCTGTAAACGGAGCAGCTAAGCCCACTATCACCACCTCGATATACATCTCGCCAGCGCCATTGGCATTGACAGCCCATTTACCGTTCGGGATGCAATATAACAGCGTGATCAACACCACCAGAATGCATGTGATGGCAAATATAACCGCCAGAATATCAAATATCTCATCCCTGCTCATGCTGACCTCCGCCGGTAAATTCTCAACTGAACATTCTTGCCCGGGACCCCTACGCTCTCAAGATATCATCTGAAGGTCAAAACCTTCGTCAATAAAGCGTCAACACACCGTCAACAAAAGTAAAAGTTTGGTAACCCCCCGTATATTGTCCCTCAGGACTCACTCTGACTCAGGATAGCCACAGTTGGGGGGAAAACCTGTAGGCAAATTGCGGGACAATCCCGTGTCTGCGTCGCCCCTGGATTTTGTAAAGTAAAACTCGTAGACAGAGGTTCCAAAAGGAATCCAGCACATTAAACAAAATAGAGGAATGGGGTTGCGCCTTTCGAACG containing:
- a CDS encoding response regulator transcription factor, which gives rise to MPPTKPSVLVVDDDARMLRMMESILQLEKYHVIRAIDGRAALDILNRQNPDLILLDIMMPGMDGYAVCKRIREFSQVPIIMVTGKGDDDEKVRCLDAGADDYITKPFSSRELAARTRVALRHTLLWDNRPEPVFSVDGLSIDFARHSVVLRGRELKLTRTAYRLLSCLARHAGRLLTPDQILEKVWGSEYAGEIHLLQVTIARLRQKLEDDARNPQYILTRPGIGYMMPREVQAEDVCFIRESKASVCAANN